Sequence from the Cucumis sativus cultivar 9930 chromosome 1, Cucumber_9930_V3, whole genome shotgun sequence genome:
GGATTGGTGAAAACTGTGCTATCGCAGAACACTACGGAGGCTAATTCCGAGAGGGCTTTTGCTTCTCTCAAGTCCGCCTTTGCTGCTTGGGAGGATGTGAGTCTTCTGCTTTCTTTGATTGGATTACGgctgttctttctttttatgttggATGACATGTTCTTAGGACAGATTTCTGtcaatttctttttgcaaTGGAACGTCAATGAACAGgatttagaaaaatggaaactGAATTCTCTTAGTTAGTTCTTGTTTTGtcaatgtaatatttttatccAATATCATTATTTAGTAGTTTTTCTTGTGTCGTTCTTGCATAAACCATAACCATGAGTCAATTCTGAACTTGAACATCTCTACTTTCTAATCTTTTGAAAGTTATCTTTCATAATAAATCTTATATTTAGTTTAAGGGCAAACAAAATTGCTAtctgaaattcaaatttggacAATGTGATTGGAGAGTTGGAGTATGTAGGACAGACCTTCAATGGTTTTTCCCAGCAATTTTGATGAAGTGTGCCTTTTAAGAAAGGGGTTTTGATTTATCATTTATGTACTCATATTTGAATGTAGGTTCTTTCAGCTGAATCCAAATGCATAGAGGATGCCATAAGATGCGGAGGATTAGCATCTACAAAAGCCTCttgcataaaaaatatattgagtTCTCTGTCAAAGAGAAGAGGCAAATTATGCTTGGAGTTCTTGCGCGATTTATCCATCGATGAAATAAAGGCAGAGCTGTCGACTTTCAAAGGAATTGGCCCCAAAACGGTATtgtttctcaaaaaaaaacaacttccTTTGTaatctaatttatattttaacatttcagATTTTGTCAGTTCATGGAACTATACCACCCAACTTTTGTATCCTATAAAACACAGACACTGACGCTCCTGGCACGTCTCTGtccatttttctcttaatCTTAGGGGTTTTCAATTCTCACCCATTGATTTTTCCATCCTCAAAACCCACTGGCCACTTACATGTAACGAACGAACGTTCTTTTAATCTTCAAAGCAAATATTCACAGTTTGTTCAAATATTCACCCGTACATTTATTGttgtaagaaaaacaaagtgtgTCCCAAACATGTCGTGtcctacattttaaaaattaacatgttaCCGTGTCAGCATTGCATCGTGTGTAAATGTTTATGCTTGTGTCTTAGCCTTTACCTATTGGGATCGTAGTTTAAAGGCTTCtactgtttttttctcttttttttgtgtgtatgtGTTTTCATGGTTAGCTATGGCTtgcatttttcataaaattccTCGAACATCTTGGTTGCTTAGTGTTATAGCATCAATAATCAATCATACAAGTTATAAATGACAGGTGGCCTGTGTCCTGATGTTCAATCTTCAGAAAGATGATTTTCCAGTGGACACTCATGTGAGTAATTGAATTACTCTTTCGGATGAGTTTGTGATCCGTGTTCTCTAAAGACCATTGAAAGGTTTTGATTCTCCAACGACATGTTTGCAGGTATTTCAGATTGCAAAGTTTGTGGGTTGGGTCCCGGATGACGCAGACAGGAACAAAACATATcttcatctcaacaaaaggaTCCCAAATCATCTCAAGTTTGATCTCAACTGTCTTCTTTATACTCATGGAAAGCTCTGTTCGAAATGTACGAAGAAAACAGGCACCCGACAGCGAAGGGGATCTGAAGAACAATCTTGTCCTTTGTTCAAGTACTCCTATAACCCTTAAATCTGTGAATATAGATGTATTTAccaaaagtttatttatgaaaGCTTCTAATCCTTTTTTTCTGTTActgtctctttcttttcttttgttcctacatttttagaaaaatgccATGCTAATGTCCACAATTAGGAATGCTTTTTCTGTAAGAAAGTGTTTCATTCAAggccattattattattatttttaattgaaaataccTTGGACTTTGCCATTGGTTAAAACAAtatctttattcttttaaaaaatgtaagattACTTTGATGTCTCCTTAAAGCATCAAATCCATCCTTAAAAGTAGAAATTCATTAGGAAGTTGGACAAAAATTAGGATTTGGAACAATGTGATATTTCAAGCCGTCCGTACACCTGTTTTGAGACTTATTTTTCATTCGAAATTCTAATGGGTTTTTAAtctaaaagtaattttgaaacgattttaaaaagataaacgACAATGTTtcatcttttgaaaaatattaatgggcaaagttcttcatttttgtaataaaaaatttataatacattTACTTAGCTCTACATTTTGAGAAGCACATATAACTAGAGATGTTCATTTAACTCATAGAACCCGCTTAAGATtgtattaatttgattaatcatACATAATTTACGAAACTAAAGCTGAGAtagaatatattaaaaataaataaatgaatagaGGTATAGGAAGTATTCATACAATGGGAAATACATATCACTATTCCCATTTTAAGAATGAAATtcataacaaacaaaacacCCAGTTccaaaattaagataaaaaacacaaataaaaagaagttcaagaattcaaaaataaaatgcaatttttttcctttgtttctttgtttttttttttctttttggctcttcttcttcctagAAAATAACATTGATTTGCATATGAGCATCAATCCTTTTCCTTCCCTTCTTCCtttttgatttgtttattttttcttttttggtaaaaaacgaaataaaaattaaaaaaagaaaagaaaaaagaaaaaaaataataaaagaaaagaatttctCATGTATTAATAGAATTAAAAAGGTCACACCTTCGTCGAACCTCCCCCTTTCTTCCCGTTTTAACGCCGTGAACACTGAGCTTCTCCATAGCGCGACCAAAGTCGTGAAAAAACGCCGTTTGGTTAACAGCGTAAAGATCCACAAAGGGCTTCGTCCTTGGATCCTTATCGAGGGCGTTGTCAGTGGCCAGTAGGCCTAGGCCACGTGGAAGATTCTGGTAGAACATATTGTCGAATTTGCCAGGTGTTATGACGTCGTTGAAAGCTGACATGGCGGTGTCTTTTTCGTAATTGGCACACATGGTCTTTAGCTTTTCGGCGAATTTTGGGTATATGTCTGGGTCGGTGGGTGACGTGGGACTATGGTGGAAGAGTCGGTCGGTGAATTCCTTGCAGTGGGAGAAACCGATGGTGTGACCGCCGGAGAGGGCGACCAGTTCTTGGACGGTGAAGCCTCTTTCAACGAAGTAATCGATGAGTTTGTCCATTGTGAAGTTCACTGTTGGGAGGTTCCCTTCCACATTGCCTGCTTTTGATATCATTCCGTCTTTTCTCCCCAATCGAACGTTGTAGAATGGTCCTCCCACCATCACTACTAGATCTCGAGTCGcctaattatttgtcattCATTATTCCAATTGTGTTAGTTTTTAGATAACTGCTATCAATGGTTGATCATACTGTTAgactaataacaataataaaaagatcatAGATGCATGCAACACCCAAATCTATCTTATACAATAATTAAGCGATGAGAACGAATGTAGTGTTGTGCGGatccaattttcattttctacatTATTTCATGTTCTAACCATTGTCTATATCGTTACTTTTAGAAAAGATTGTTgcctaaaaaaaactaataaaagatTGCCTGATGTATGTTTTAGTGAAAACAATTCATATCATTTAcactatttattattaatgataattttgaaagaggTGTGATGGGAAATATTATAACTTTGAAATGATATGATacgtaagaaaaagaaaattaaggcGTAGCTAGAAGGTtaatatattaagaaaactaTGATGATTGATTGACCTGTGCCAAGATGTCAGAACAAGACACAATGCCAGGGCATGCGAGTTCGAGGTTGGTCTTAGCATGGACGACGACATCGAAGGCGTCACCAGAAAGGGAGTGGTTGATTTCAGCCTCACGCTCAGCTTGGTTGAAGGAGTTGGAGGAAATGAGAACGGAGGCATCACAACCATCAACCATACAGTCATGGAAGAAGAGGCGAAGGGTTCCTGCAGCGGTAACAGGACTGgttatttgtttattggtGACAGTTTCACGAATAATCTTCTCAAAGTCGGGACATGTTTTTTGGTAATAACCGAGGGAGAGTTTGGAATGAACAAGAGATGGGAAAGGGAGGATGATGGTAACGAGGAAAAgtaaagggaaagggaaagggaaagccATGGTGGGTTAGAGGggaaaaggaagaggaaaactTAATGGCTTCCTCCTTATCTATTCCTCTATGGGGAAGCCTCTTCCAATGGAGGGCAATGAGGAATAAGAAGAGGAAGGAGGaagcaataattaaaaaaaaacaaacattccTAAATTAATACATTAAGAAATTTTGGGATCTCCATCAATTTCTGTCCATTCGACAAAACACTTTTTTTGGGGTTTTCTGTTATAAATCCAATTCCAAATCAAACCATTAcctctctttttctaaattctatTTTCTACTGTTCTCTATTCTTCTTCccacttttttctcttttctctacCTCCCATGCAAActttctatatatacatatatataatatatatattacatttttgCATGAATCTAATTCTTTTTAGGTTGTATTGTATAAAATGACAGATAGAATCATACTGCTTAATTGGTTAAAGTTACTTGCACCTATCtctatattgataaaatttacaTAGACTTGTCACTCGTCCATTAGTTTTGACCATAGTATCAAACCCCATAAGATAGCACATGAGTATTCAAAAACACTTCATACAGTTTTACGTGATGTCCAATATATGCATTTGCATAGATGGGGAATTCAATTCCCAAGTAAAGTGGTTTCTGTAAGTTAGTTTCAGAAACTTTATTGTCGTTTTTATTAAGAACGAAAAGTAGTGGAAGACAGCTTTGTATGTTGGAGGTGGAAGCCTCTTCCAAGCTGGTTTCCATttcaatattacaaaattcCCCTAAACCCTGATCATCTCTTCACTTTTatcctttccatttttctccTCAATAATATAAATCACTGAAActtaatcaaatttctttgaaatgttattgttttctttttatgaaaattagttaaatgaattcaaataattaaataaaacttatcaaaataataataacttatttGGTGGAtgaaataagatttaaaatttacacaACTTGATAAAGGTGGTCATTTTAGTTTCCTAAttcctctaaactttttttctatttttatccttagaataataataatcttacaccattttatttgttctttttattaaaaaataaatcatttttttattttatttaaaaaaattccaacccAAAATCCTATAtaaagaacaacaaaataataaaattgatgatAATATTTCTACCATTTGATTTTGACACATTTAATTGAGTGTTAAATTATGATGAGGTTGAAGATGCCATTTGGCTTGGGAGCAGGTTTGGAATCAGAGTAGTCAGTGGCaccctttttttcctttgtattTTTGTATGTGTTGTCTCCCAAATATGTCCCCACCCCCCACAGCCTTTCCAGCTCAAGCATTCCccatttttttgaaatttaccCCCACAAATCATGTCCTTTTCTGGAATTTCACGCTTAGTCgtctcttttctctttatatGAATGATATTAGAGTATTAGTTGCAGAATTTATGAAAGGAAGCCATGGCAGTCCGTAagttcctcctcctcctccttcttgGGGTCTTCGTTTTCCTCTGCCTTTCACAGGTAAAGCTTCTCTATTCCTACCTCTTCCTACTGATCTTCTGCCCTTCGCAACTTTTAGTaactaattgtttttttgtttttgaattttgaatgaGTCTATTTTCCCTGGATTTCTTATGATGTATTTGCATATTTCAAAGATCTAAGGTTTGAATGCTtagctaaattttaaataaa
This genomic interval carries:
- the LOC101220163 gene encoding peroxidase 41; the protein is MAFPFPFPLLFLVTIILPFPSLVHSKLSLGYYQKTCPDFEKIIRETVTNKQITSPVTAAGTLRLFFHDCMVDGCDASVLISSNSFNQAEREAEINHSLSGDAFDVVVHAKTNLELACPGIVSCSDILAQATRDLVVMVGGPFYNVRLGRKDGMISKAGNVEGNLPTVNFTMDKLIDYFVERGFTVQELVALSGGHTIGFSHCKEFTDRLFHHSPTSPTDPDIYPKFAEKLKTMCANYEKDTAMSAFNDVITPGKFDNMFYQNLPRGLGLLATDNALDKDPRTKPFVDLYAVNQTAFFHDFGRAMEKLSVHGVKTGRKGEVRRRCDLFNSINT
- the LOC101219928 gene encoding putative DNA glycosylase At3g47830 — translated: MKKTTGKKRRLQKPEPPADSHSDGPQFKSIRTVNGFNCSTIDPYPAHSSPTSDECLSVRDDLLNLHGFPREFLKYRKERERLSECCSVVDGVRAEHRDNVESEFVDEKESVLDGLVKTVLSQNTTEANSERAFASLKSAFAAWEDVLSAESKCIEDAIRCGGLASTKASCIKNILSSLSKRRGKLCLEFLRDLSIDEIKAELSTFKGIGPKTVACVLMFNLQKDDFPVDTHVFQIAKFVGWVPDDADRNKTYLHLNKRIPNHLKFDLNCLLYTHGKLCSKCTKKTGTRQRRGSEEQSCPLFKYSYNP